CAGGAGCCCGTTGAAGAACCAGATCGCCCCGCCGACGAGGCAGAAGAAGCCGAACAAATCGGCCGCCACCCCGTGCAGGCCGAACAGGGCCGCGAGCGGCCCGCGGGCGAGGGCCAGGCCGAGCCAGACGATCGCCACGTAGGCGAGCGTCACCCGCACCGCCTCCCGCAGGACGCCGCGCATCCGGTCGAACCGGGCCGCGCCCCAGTTCTGCGCGAGGATCGGGCCGATCGCCCCCGACAGGGCGAACAGGCCGCCGAAGGCCACGGGCGTCAGGCGGTCGATCACCGACGCGGCCGCGACCGCGTCCGCCCCGTAGCCGGCGAACAGGCGCGCCAGGAAGGCGCTCGCCACCGAGGGCGCGAGGTTGGTGAGCACCGCCGGCCCCGCGACCGCCGACAGGGCGGCGGCGTCGGCCGGCAGGTCGGCGAGGCGCGGCCGGCCGAGGAGCCCGTGGCGGGTGACCCCGCGCAGGCCCACGACCACGAAGGTGGCGCGCGCCACGCAGACGGTGATCGCCGCGCCCTCGACGCCGAGGCCGGCCCCGAAGATCAGCAGCGGATCGAGGATGGCGGTGACCACGGCGCCGGACACGGTCACCAGCATCGCCTGCCGCGCCTCGCCGACGGCGCGGAGCAGGCCGGTGAACAACATGCCGGCGGCAAGCAGGAGGTTCGACGGCAGGGTGATGTGCAGGAACAGCTCGGCCACCCGCAGCGCCTCGCCGCGGGCGCCGATCAGGCTCAGGAGCGGGTCGGCGAGGACGGCGATCAGCACCGCGATGAGAGCGGCCACGAGGCTGCCCAGCGTCAGCGCGGAACTCGCGAGGCGGCGCGCCGCCGCCCGGTCGCGGGCCCCCACGGCCTTCCCGACGAGCGCCCCGGCGGCGATCATCAGGCCGATATTCACCGCGGTGGCGAAGAACTGCACGATGCCGGCGAAGCCCACCGCCGCGGTCAGGTTCGGGTCGCCGAGCTTCGAGACGTAGAGCAGCGACAGGAGGTCGACGACGAAGATCGCCATCAGCCCCACCGAACCGGTGGCGGCCATCACCAGGACGTGCCGGAGGATGGAGCCGGTGACGAAGCGGCCGGTCTCCGCCTGGAGCGGGCCGGCCGAAGGCGGACCGTCAGACATCCGGAGCGTCACGCATTCCGGGCGCTGCCTTCCGCTTCCAGCTCCGCCTCGTCGCCCTCGGCCTCGGCGGCCTCGCCTTCCTGCGGGGCGAGGGCGGGCTTCTCGAGGAGCCGCTCGGCCGCCTCGCGCCGCTCGCCGCCCACGAGGTCGCGAGTCTCGGTGTTGAGCGCGCGGGCGGGCCGGACGGGGGCGGTCAGCGGTTCGGGCTTCAGTCCCGCGGCGGCCCCGCGCATCCAGCTGGAGCCGTCCGGCAGGGCGCCCGCCTGCTGCAGGACGAGGCGGGCGATGTCGCGCTTGCGCACATCGTCGGTCCGCGCCAGGGCGGCCTCCGGCGACAGGCCGAGTCCTTCGAGCGCCGCCCGACCGAAGGCGAGGGCCGATTCGGCAGTCTCGCGGATCTGGTAGTCCACGTCCCGGTTCATCAGCTCCACGGCGTGCAGCCGGTCGTAGGCACGCACGAAGGTACGCACGTCCGCGAACTCCTCGTGCACGATGTCGACGATCTTGAGGGCGCCCTCCCGGTCGTCGACGCAGATGCAGACCAGTTCGACCCGGCCGATCCCGGCGGCGCGGAGCACGTCGAGCCGGGTGCCGTCGCCGTAATAGATCCGGAAGCCGAATCGCGAGGCGGCGCGCAGCTGCTCCACGTCCTTGTCGATGACGGTGGCGGTGATGCCCTCGGCGAGCAGCACCTGCGTCAGCAACTGCCCGAAGCGGCCGAAGCCGATCACCAGAACCCGGGCCTCGCCGCTCTCGGACAGCTCGGTGGAGGGCGCCTCCAGCGCGTGCGTGGTCCGCGCGTTGCGCCGCTCGATCAGCTTGTCGAGGCC
The sequence above is drawn from the Methylobacterium mesophilicum SR1.6/6 genome and encodes:
- a CDS encoding MATE family efflux transporter, whose protein sequence is MSDGPPSAGPLQAETGRFVTGSILRHVLVMAATGSVGLMAIFVVDLLSLLYVSKLGDPNLTAAVGFAGIVQFFATAVNIGLMIAAGALVGKAVGARDRAAARRLASSALTLGSLVAALIAVLIAVLADPLLSLIGARGEALRVAELFLHITLPSNLLLAAGMLFTGLLRAVGEARQAMLVTVSGAVVTAILDPLLIFGAGLGVEGAAITVCVARATFVVVGLRGVTRHGLLGRPRLADLPADAAALSAVAGPAVLTNLAPSVASAFLARLFAGYGADAVAAASVIDRLTPVAFGGLFALSGAIGPILAQNWGAARFDRMRGVLREAVRVTLAYVAIVWLGLALARGPLAALFGLHGVAADLFGFFCLVGGAIWFFNGLLFLGNAAFNNLGFPLRSTLLNWGRATLGTIPPAMLGASLYGPRGVVAGMGLGSLVFGALGILLARRTVDRLEGSGPRGREPEGAPEAPLRDAPLPAGHPHPGPVS